The genomic region TTCTCTTACTGCTTGTTATTTCTGGTCTGTGAAAATTGTTACTATAATATGTGGTTCGcagttatttctaatttttgtttattgattgtgAATTGCATTCCTTGACATTATGCAATATCCTTCTTTGACTTCAACTCCTTTTTATCTTACGATAAAATTGTGGCTCCCATTTTTGGTTTGCATTTAGTTGGTATATTTTTGtccatgcttttaaaaaagaattatatttggggcgcctggtgactcagtcggttgagcatccgaccttggtttcagctcaggtcatgatctcctcgttcataagattgagcccccgggtgcctacgtggctgttggttaagtgtctgacttcggttcgcatggtaatctcgtggttcatgagtttgagccccacactgggctctgtgctgacagctcagagcctggagcccgctttgagaattctgtgtctccctctctctctgccccttccccgcttgtgctctgtctctctctctctctctctcaaaaataaacaaaacaattaaaaaaatttcttttaataaaaaaaaacaaaaaacgattaagccctgcatcggtctctgtgctgatagcccagagcctgcttgggattctctccctccctctctgctgctcccctgcttgagAACTATATCTTATAGCatagagattttcttttaatagggGAATTAAGTCACTGACATTTATTGGTGATGACGGATAAGCTTAAtctaaattttcacattttatatgaGTTTGTTCCTATAGTTTATGTTGTTGTCTTTCATTCTGTGCTTGGTCCtttcacctttttgttttgttttggtagttCTGATTTTGGagacgggtttttttttttttttgtatttgtgttcaattatatacttgtatataaCATCCTTAATCCTAGACAATATCTATGAGTTTACCTCTATGAACAGTGATAACGTTGACAGCTTAcatcctttttcctctctccccctgtgccTCAATTTATGTCAGGAGTATATCTTCAATGCTTATCTTTGTACTGTTAAATATGCCTTTACCTCTGACTTGATGTGTCTACTTTAAGTAATTTCCCGTGACTGTTCGCTATACAGGTGAAGCCGTCCGCATACTTATTCTACCTCCCATCAGAGCAGTCTTCCCGCAGCTCAAAGActtcctttctctgccacccCAAAGACCATATTTGTCTCCTTCGAGCATGGCATTTCTGTGGGTTTCTTCAAGCAACCacacctttttctctctccaaacaaacCAGGCTCCGGAGGCTTCTGTGCCTGTCTTGTATTCCCCGaccacccccggcccccgcccaAATGACCCTCTCATGCTCAGAAGGGGCTGTTTGCTTCCACTTTCTGAGCTGGGCCGTGGCCAGACCTCCCTTAGTACTTTCTGTGCCTTCGCCCTCTATCAACTCCTGTAAGCTCAGCTCCGTTTGACCTTGGCCCTGTTCTGAGGATTTTTTCCTCCACTTTTGCACTTCACAGTGCGTTCCTCTTCATCAGGCCGTGTTTTTGCCAAGACTTTGAGGTCGGCCACTGACAGGTCCTCCCCTGAGCTACCCCCTACCGCTCCCCGCGCTCTTTTCCTGCAGGCTGTGTCCAGTCATCTGGCGTCACTACATACACTTTGTAGCCTGTACCTTTTGTCTCCTCGGGTCACCGATTAGGGGGTATACAAGGTACCTCCCACTTTggtttccagaagaagagaaggtATTTGAGTCTAAGCTGTGGCCACGTTCATTCTGGAAGGGAATACTGGACCTTCATGCTTTTGATAGGGGATCCTCAAGGAGCTCGCTGACAGTCTGTTAATGAGATATTCGGCATAATTAGAATCTCATTTTAGCACACTTGACGgaacaaactgatttttttttaaattttttttaacgtttatttatttttgagacagagagagacagagcatgaacaggggaggggcagagagacagcgagacacagaatcggaagcaggctccaggctctgagccatcagcctagagcctgacgcggggctcgaactcacggaccgcgagatcgtgacctgagccgaagtcggacgctcaatcgacggagccacgcaggcgcccctggaacaaactgatttaattttgcttttgagcCCTCGTACCTTAAACTTTCCAACATGAACCCCTGTGGCTccaatgaacaggggaggaaatTGTTCGCTGGTATCTGGGTGCTCTGTGCTCCAAGCTGCATGGACAGAGATAGCATGCTGAACCAGTACTTTACTTGGGCGTGGACAGCTCTCTTTGGTTTCCCTCGAGAACAGTTCCAAACCGTGATCTCCTTGTAGACCTCCTACTCTCAATCACCCTTAACAGAAAATAGAAGCCCACAGATGTGAACCTCCCCAGTGTCTCCTTTTCCTGCGTAAAAACTCACCTTCAGTGGCAATTGTCCCGCCCTCGTTTGCTTACTCGTATTGCTCGTTGGGGAGAAATACCCTTTCTCTCTAAAGCTATGGTTTCCTTCCCTAGGTactactttccatttcttttacaactttttaaactTCATCATTTATCCTTGTCTCTTCTTGCTTCGTTCACAAATCAACTCACTTCCTTCATCCTAAGACAACTAAACCAAACCCCGAAGCCGAACACGGGTGTATCTTACCCCCTTTGAAGGTTTCTGCTCTTGCCTTCTTCCTCAAGAGCCCAAGCACATCGAGTCTTTGCCATAACTGTCTGGTCCATCGCAATGGCCTTGCCCTCCACCACTCATGGAAACGGCTGTGCTAAATGGAAGTCAGAGTGGTCCTAATGACAAAATTCAGTCACCTCATTCTTCACAGTCTCATGTCCTGGCAGCCATTGCCTTGATTTCTAAAGGGGGCATTCTGGTTTTACTTGCCTGCTTTCCTCCAACCAAATGTTAAATTTTACTCTTCCTCGGGGTTGTCATTTTCTTCTCACATATCATAAATCTTTGCTTTGTCACCTATTTCTGAGTCCAAATAATAGGTAAAAGAGACCCAGTTTAGAAGTATTTttctactggggcgcctgggtggctcagtcagctaagtgcctgacttcagctcgggtcatgatctcgcggttcgtgggtttgagccccgcattgggctctgtgctttggTGTGGGAGCAAGTAAACTGTTAGTAGGTTAAATTTAGGTGGTGGGTATGGAGCATATGATctgaatttatagaaaattttggCATTTTATGATTCAGTTCTGTTCTGGACAAGTCGGTTTCACCAATAACAGATTTGAATAAATTCAGGAGTAGGGGACTGCAGAAGTAAGtatgcatggggcacctggatggctcagtcagttgagcgaccaacttcggctcaggtcatgatctcacggtttgtgagttcgagccccatgtcgggctctgtgctgacagctcagagcctggagcctgcttcaaattctgtgtctccctctctctctgcccctcccccacttgtgccctgtctctctctgtctcagaaataaataaacgttaaaaaaaaaaaaaagaagcatgctTGCTGCGAAAGCAAAGTGTATGATTCTCTAAGGGAATAAGGTTACTAACAATATTAAGACAACTACTAGATTTGTAGTTGTGCTGTGTGTCTTAGAAGAggtatttgaggggcgcctgggtggctcagtcggttgagcgtctgactcttaatttcggttcaggtcatgatctcatggttcgggagttccggtcccgcatcgggctctgcactgagagcctgcttgggattctccctctccctctttctttctcgaCCCCTCctacccctccttccccccccccccatctctctctcaaaataagttaaaaaaagaaaaggtattggagacaaaaaaaggagtttttaataactttattttctaaaaacccATCCCgcagatatgtttttttttctacatggTCACTTCTTTAAAAACGAGTAGAAACAAAGACAAAGCCTATCttgatacaggtttagagtcagcCAAATTCAGCTCTTAAGGAGTTAAGGTCGACCAGGAGGAGTTCTGCACTTGGCCGCTGCAAGGCACTGGCCCTCCAGCAGCACTGGATGATCTTCCCCAGTCTTTTCCCAGACATGGAGTCCGTGAAGACAGCTGCTGACAGAGAAGGGCGAAGATCGTAGGCCACCACAGCATAGAGCACGTACTGCCGCTCCCCGGAGTACGGGGCCTCCTTGGTACTCATTTGCCAGAGAGTGATGGCAAAGGAATAGATGTCAGCTTTGGGCGTTACGGCCTCTCCTTTCAGGAGCTCTGGGGCTCGGTGGGTGTAGGTGCCCCCCGGGGGGTAAGGGGGAGTGCGGCAGCACGGCAGATCTTCCAGCTTCTCGGAGCACCCGAAGTCGCCGATTTTGCAGACGTCCTGCTCACTGATCAGAATGTTCGCAGGCTTCAGGTCCAAGTGTACGATGCTCTGCGAGTGAAGGAAAAGCAGGCCGTTCACGACATCTAGGGAATACTTCAGACACTTTCCCAAATTGAACTGCTCTCTGGCACAGCAGCGAGGCTCCGCGTCCTCCTCAGGGCAGCTGGTGGCACCGTATATGACTTGGTGTAAGGTGACATCGCCACCGAACTCCATGATTATGGTGCCCAGGCTGTTAAAGCCTGCGGGCGTGCGCGTGCTGGCGGCCACCACCCGCACGATGTTGTCGTGGCGAAGCCTGGCGATGTTGAGCTCGGCCCAGAAGCTGCGCTGGGACGCCAGTCGGTTCTTGGTGCACCTGTTCACTTGCTTTATGGCCACCGGAACTCCGTGGTAGGTCGCCTTGTACACCGAGCCAAACCCGCCAGCTCCCAGCCTCTGCAGGAAGCACACCTGCTCCCAGTCAATGGAGCACCAGGCCAGCCGGCGCGGTAGCCGCGGGGCCCTGGGAGGAGTGCCACCCACGACGAGCTTCCCTGCCCTACCTGGCAGCTCAGCAGGGCTGCTGCAGGGCCTCGAGTCCACCGGGGGCGAAAACTCGCCGGGGAGGTAACCGCGCCGGGGAAGCGGCGAGGGCATCGCGCCTTCGAAGCGGACCCCGGAGCCACACAGGCGAGCGAAAAGAGAAGAGGCCCCGGGAGTTTGGAAGCCTTGCTGCCGACCCCTTGGCTCCACCCAGcgtttttctcctcttccttcgtTTTCCCCCAAAGGAGCCGCATCTGGGGTGTAATCAGCAAGTGTTTTTATCAGAAGGGGGAAACAATCTCGAATGAAGCACAGCCCTCTTTTTCAGATGACAGGATTTCCCTTCAACGCTGAAAGCGCCTTCTTGAAAAAACAAGCTCTTGGCTGAGAAGAGTTCACCAGATAAACAACACCGAGCTGTCCCTGGGCTCACCCCCTTTTTCCCGGTATTTCcctaattataataaataaaaccggctttttttttttttttttaagcgtcaTCCGCAGAACGTGATCAGTCCTCAGACTAAGGAGACCACAATAGTGCAATGAAATGATTTCACACTTTGCAGGCTATAATGATTGTCAGGGTTGTTTTCCAGCTGCATTAAATCACTTCCAGCAGTTATTGGCAGGAAGAGTTGAAATACGAACAGCTGACATTTGTTTAACCGATTACAGGGATAATTAGGTGCAACATTCATACATGGATAAAACACTAACCTCGAAGTAATCGATCCAAATAGAATCACTGATACAGGTCAAAACATCCATCTCCTAAGTTCATCAGGGGAAAGGAGAATTCTCTGACACTCCATTCAGCTTATATAGCAAATTAGCAAGACTTCTTAGCAACGTATCGACTTCCTAACAACCCTGGGCCATGGTAGTTTGGCCCACCCGGTAAGCTCACTTACAAGAGAGATTCTCGACTTCACAGCAAATGAGTTACAGAAGTGTCGAAACAGAGTCGGgcgggggagaaaaaaagaacagattcagATTCAGAGCCATGATCAGAGCTTCAGATAATAACAAATAGAGAATCCTAGGAGaggaaaaatctgaataaaaatggCACAGAATCACTACTGTCTATATGTAATGTGGACAACCAGATGTTGAAATTAAACCAGGGGCTTGCTGTGCAACCATAAATTCTTCCTTTCTAGTTTCTGTAACAACAAACTCTCTACCTCCCACTAATTTGCATTCCATATCTTTGGGGAAAAGACCAACATTACCCTATTGATaaaaaaacagaggaacatgTTAGGATCTATGTCTTTAAAGTTCTGTTCTTCTTGTACGGAGAGCACACAGGTGAtgttaaacaatatttttatggtGATAGAGCTATGCTTTTGAGATATATTCGTTCTGAGAAGATATGAGAATAAACACAAGGCATTTACATAAGCCATTTGAAGTCTGTTGAGCCCTAGGATAGGATTTCTAGTCTATACTACCCATCTGCCTTAGTATGTGATCTCGTGTATAGTGTTTAACCTgtttgagcttcagttttttcACTTAAAGAAATTAGGATAATAATTACTAAACTTCTTTATTTTGGGATAAAAGTTGGGGAGTCCTGTACACATTGATAACAACAAAAGTCTAAAAAGTGTAcacttatgaaatattttagtaGAAAGGGAGTTGAATCCAACCCAAAATACAAAAGGATGACAGTTGAGagagtaaaataagaaaattctacAGTAAGTCTATACtgcaaaatttatttaatagttgGCACATAGTTGGCACATAGGTATAATTTAGTTTCCTGGCATGAGGAATGCTGCGAATATTAGTCAAAGGAGAGTAATAGAGTGTCATAACCTTCTTGGCAAAATGACGTGACttgttatgtaatttttattgttaagATAAGAGCATAGAGAGTTCATTTTCCAAaggttgattttattatttatatgaaatgtaagGTATTAATGAAAATGTGGTACTCTACGTTCACAAGCCCCAAGTTCGTTATACCCATCATCTGCCAATCTGCTCAAGAGTATTTCATTgctggggcgactgggtggctcagtcggttaagtgtccaacttccgctcaggtcatgatctcacagggtttgtgattttgtgagttcgagctccatatcctgctctgtgctgacagctcagagcctggaacctgcttcggattctgtctccctctctctctgtccctcccctgctcgtgctctgtctttctctctctctcaaaaataaacattaaattttttttaaagctaatcttttttaaaaaaaagagtatttcattGAATCTCCATTTTAAGACAGCCTCTGGGGCCAGATGGCCTGGGTTTCTGCCTGTCCTCCAGTTTCATCCGCCCTACCTCAGGATTGCTGTCAGGATTAACAACAGAGTTCCAGATACTTAGATCAAGGACCTGAAAAGTTATACCTAATTGCTAATTGTTTCAAATACTTAGATCAGGACCTGAGAAGTAATGCCTAACTGCTAGTTATTATTTATGAAACTCATAATAAACAGTGTATAGGTGTTGATACCCATAAGACACCGATTTGTTAAACAATAGTGGTTTAAAATGTACCCTGCCAGGGCTGATGTAACTCACTACAAGCTAAACCAATCTGAAGTTTCACTAGTTTTTCCAACTTAAATTTTGAGGTTAAAGATCAAAGAGCCTACTGCCTTCTTGTAATATACTAAAAACGCAGAGGATTAAGATTAATCTGATCAAGTGCCGTAACCTCGTCATCCCCAAATAAAGGCAAAGGATGACATTTGTTGATAACAGGGTGGGCACTATCTACCCTCGAAGTGCTAATGAAACAACGGAAGGAGAGACACTGGGTGCACCCGCCGAGGAGcaaaaaaaaggcaatgattGGAAACGCTCCGATTGGCAGCCCTTCTGTGAAGAGCCACTTCGGGATCAGGCGGACAAGGGCGTGTTTCTCACAAGCTGCGACAGCGGAAGGCCGAGTTACCAGCGCGTTGAATCTGATTTCAGTCGGAGAGACTGCGGAGCACGGGCTGCAGGAGAGAATCGCTCTTGGTGCCCGCGCGAGGTCTCCCTTCCCAAAGGGCGGCCGGGCCGGGGGGGGCTCGGGCTCCGGCGTCCGGCAGCGCCTCCGCTCGCCGGCCCCGGGGGCCCAGGAGGGCGCTCTCCCCGCGCGGCTCGCGCGCAGGCAGCGGGACCAACGACGCGGGCGCCTCCCCTGCACGACGCACGCGGGGCCCTGAAGTCAGCGCGCAGCCCGGTCGGCCGCGGGCCCGGCGCTCCCCAGGGGGCGGAGAAGCACGTGGACGAGGCCGTGACGCCCGAGGCGGCCAGCGGCCCGAGGTGTGGTGTGCGCCCCGCTGCTGCGAACTTGCCCTTCGGCGTAACCAGAAGTGCGTTCGCCTTTCCATGCAGAATCGTCCCGTAATCCTCCGGAGGACGTTTTCAAAAGGCCGTCACCCTCCAGGTCGTGCCGACTACGCGCACGACCCCGCCGATGACGACCGCGTCGGAACGGCCACGGCCCTGGCTGCGCATGCGCGCCGAGTGACCACGGCTTCCCGGCGGTCTCCGGTCACAGCCCAGTTTCGGAAAGTTACAATGTGAGGGAATAGGCGTACCGAGGTCGTTGAAGTGTTGCATTGCTCTCTACAAACATGAATTAAGGTCGAAAATGCCCTTCTGCTGCTTTTTAGaactaaaaagctaaaaaaaaaagtgtactttGCTATGGATAAAGATTATGGAGTCAAActtgcaaaacatttttttttttttttttttttacttaagtggTATTTTACTATTGATATTATTCTGAACTTTGAATTTTATGCTTCGCAACGTATCCTGGACTTGTTTCCATGTCTGTAAGCGTAGAGAGCTACTCTGGTTTCTTCCAAAATAATGTGATGGTCAAGGGCAAATCCAAGTTTTGTGGGGCTCAAAGCTTATACAAACTGAATATTTGtaagaaaactatttaaaaattaggcaTGGAAGTGAATATTTTTTAGATGCGAAATCACAACAAATTACACAGTTTGAAAAGCTGACAACATAGTCAtcacagaattcagagaaataacataattttattaaagACTAATACCTGATACATCTATATATTGCTTTCCCCTGCATTATGGGGGGATATACTTTTTTATCCCCTCTTCAGATGACAAGGATTCTGTCAAAATTTGATCTTGGGTAGAACAAGTAATATCAACATGagcattttgttgttttactattatgggtttattttatggaaaattaaaTCGACCCCAAACTTGTAAGGGTGTAGAGCACTTTGGGGGAGAttgcttttatttaattctattcGGTGTCAGCCAAACATCCAACACACCCCACCGAATGAGATGACGGATTTAGATGTGGTCATGAAGACAAGTCAGAACAAACTGCCGCTTCTCCAAAATATTTGGTCGCAGCTCTTATTTTTGCTGTACTATGTGGATCCATACATTTCTCGGTGAAAACTTTGTGTACCTCTATTTTTACgctatttagcttttttttttttttttttttttttttagatttttactcTATTTAGCTTTTCATTGGCACAGAAGTTAATGGATCTTGCTTTGCCCTGGGAATCATTAATTGCTTGGTTAGTAACAGATAGTGTCCTGGCCAGACTTAGATGTGGAgagaattaattttatatttatgtgtatttccaTTCATACATGCAACTTTGGCCAATAGCGTTTATCACCCCATGTATTGTTTATAAAATTGCTTTCTTGGAACAGTAtaagaatacaaatgaaaataaaggggtAAGTAGAGGCTGTTTATGATGCAGCCTTTCATAATATAAGAAAAGATATAGGACTGTAGCATGaagtttaaaataatgaagaggCTTTGGAGCAATCATCCTAATTCCagtcctgaaactaatatttaccAGCCGGGTGGTCTTGGGTaggtcatttataaaatataaatattgatagtGCCCTGCTTCTCAGCTGCATAGCACTTAGAACTggaacatagtaagtactcaatacgTGTGTTTCGATTAGATAAAACTAACCCGTAACTTGACCAGCTAAAAGTTAAAATGGCCCTAGAAAGTGGCAAAAATGCTTAGGTTTATAATGCATCTTTTAACAATATaacaaaaactgaaatcataAGTGAAAAATTTATATTGCTATTTAAGTTAGATACATATATGTGgtagcctttttttaaaaaccacatttgtAGTTCAGCACTAGCTACCCAAAGCTGGAATTTGATGAAATATGAGACTAAAAGCACACGGACAGAGATGCTAGTAATATCTGGATATTACCCATATTGTTTCCAACCCTGCACCTCGGATGGGAAGAATACGGAGTCATCTAGGTTGACCTGAGTCTCAGAGCTGATTTTTTGAAAGAGGAATTGAAAGAGATATCTAGAGTTTGGAATATCTAGAGTTTGGACCACAGCTTCGGGCAAGCCCCTAGCAGAAGTCCGTCCATTCTAGAAAGGGGAAAATGTTTATGCTGACCACCTCAAGATTTGCGCCAGTGGTAAAAGTTCATGGGCTTTATTTAGTATATGCTAAGCTGTCACTAAGTTCTCCCTAATCTATCCTGAGTATGAAATACTtacaaatttatgaaataaacaatGGCTGGGATGAGtctcaagtttgtttgtttttttttaatagtagtttGAATACTATATGTAGTCAGACCTTAACTTAAAATGACCAATCTAAACAAATTAttcaattatacattttaaattagagATACAGGCCATCACTCTAATAGGCCAAATCCTCTTACATGGTAACAAGTGTATAAAATCTGAAATACACACAGGTTCCCACTTGCCAGATAGTAATGCTATGGATTGCTCGGATCGTGTCCCTGGATGGAATCTGCACACAGTACCTGCTGCTTCTGTCCATTCACAGAGGTTGGTGGCTCTCATCTGGGCTGGTTACTTGGATTTTGTGTTTTGACTctcaagatacaaaaatacatttttacttctgTAACGTGTAACTTCTAGCTTCTCTGCCTTTTAACTTCACAAGATTTTAAGACATTTGCAAATGCCTTTCAAACTGGTTTTCAAAATCTTTGAGTTTAATGGTATCTTGCGATTTTTCCATATTCTTCAGACCATAAAATGCTTGTGGACATTTGAAATGATATCTGATTGAGATTTGGTAATCTTGAATGTCTTTGTCCAATTTACAgtcacagtttatgggatcatTCTACTGGCATCCTTCCTTAAGccagaaaacactttttaatagtatggatttaatatttactaaattcTGAATTTTTCCCTGATAAATGAATCAAAATAACATCATATTTGAGTAAAGGATTCAACACTAATACGGGCTATTCAGTTCGCcatctttattcatctttatgcTAATTTTCCTCCTGTATATCATTATAGACTCATGACTTTGCAGAGTCTCAATGTGATTTAACCAACAGCAACAATCATTGTCTTTTACTGCAAATTGATGCACCCATGGGAATCACAGCACTTGTGTTCTTTTGACACAGTCCCATTAATCTGCATTATTTCTTGTCTCCTGGCTCAGCAAGTTGCCCCAGGCTTATAACCTACCCACCCTAGACAGCAATCAGCCATTTTTTCCAACGTATCCTGGAAAGATGGAATTAGAAATCATAATAGCGAAGTTTACTCATTAGGTTCATTCTCTTAGTCCCTTGTTCCTAGCTCATTTTAGCTGACAGAATTGGAaaacatatgctttttttttttttttaagcatgggTTCATACTGTTTCTAATTCAGTTCTAACGTTATAGTTCCTAACTAAAACACTTTGCTTTTAtaattcccttcccctttctcttatACTTAAGATTTTGATTCCAAACGAAATTAAGGTAATTACTAATGATGTctaacaaaattattaaataaagctTAAGATTTCTTTGGCAGTTATTTTTATCcttatacttaatgccactacGGATGCGCAGTCCAATTATTTTCTGGGAGAGTCATTCATAATAATTTATTCTGAGTCTTTATAATTACATGTatcatgtatgtatatgcatatatcatatgtgataaatatgatttaatttgttttcaattctgGGAGGTTATCAGCAGTTTTCTTAAGAGGTAGTGGCTTTCAGCCAAGAAGTTTTCTTCTTGTGTGGTATTCAAACCCTGGAGGAGGACAGAAGCCAATTATCAGCCTACCTGATGAGATGAGGAGTAAAGGGCAAATCAAGCAGATGAATTTCCCAAGTTCTGTATGGAAATTTCATTTAGCTACATATGTTCATATATTCCACCAATATTTAATTTAGTAAACATGAGATGATAGTAaagcctttaaaatttatttttcgtTTTTAGCTTCCTTACACAATATGTAACATTTTTCTGCCAACTTAATAATATCACATTATATCAAAGTTTACAATGTGTAAAATCCAAATGATTCCCTAAATGGGAATCCCAACATCTTTGATTTTCCTGCAGGAAGATTTTAAGGAGGGATGTAGTATCTCATGAAACAGTCGAATTctgttttattaagaaaggatggaTGCTGTGTTAGTCCACCTTTTCTGAGGAGCAGATAGCATCACAAGGTTAGACACGCAAGGGACCTACAAGGGACACACAAGGAGGAAAAATAAGGAGGGACCTGGGCTGGAGGGCTGTCAGCCCGTGATGTAGTTCTGACCGTtgtgaaggacagagggagaaaaggaaggtggGGCGGAAGGGTCTTAGCCTGTAACGTAGCCCTAAGAAGGTTCAATATGGCGGACGAGGAGTCCTCAAGTCAAAGATGTCCCTTAGAGGAATCCGGTGTCTCCTGGGAATGGGCGGGCTTCTGTGTCCCTGCTGCACAGCCACTGTCTGGGAGCAGTGCTGGGATGCTTGGCTTCAGTACAAAAACATCGTGGCGGATTTTAGAGTAAGTGCAGCTTGCTGTGGGGCCACTGGCCAGCGATACGTTCTGCATTCAGTGATCTGAGAGACACTTTTCCATGGCCACCACACGTCACATATTACAAGCTTTAAAGATT from Panthera tigris isolate Pti1 chromosome F2, P.tigris_Pti1_mat1.1, whole genome shotgun sequence harbors:
- the MOS gene encoding proto-oncogene serine/threonine-protein kinase mos; this translates as MPSPLPRRGYLPGEFSPPVDSRPCSSPAELPGRAGKLVVGGTPPRAPRLPRRLAWCSIDWEQVCFLQRLGAGGFGSVYKATYHGVPVAIKQVNRCTKNRLASQRSFWAELNIARLRHDNIVRVVAASTRTPAGFNSLGTIIMEFGGDVTLHQVIYGATSCPEEDAEPRCCAREQFNLGKCLKYSLDVVNGLLFLHSQSIVHLDLKPANILISEQDVCKIGDFGCSEKLEDLPCCRTPPYPPGGTYTHRAPELLKGEAVTPKADIYSFAITLWQMSTKEAPYSGERQYVLYAVVAYDLRPSLSAAVFTDSMSGKRLGKIIQCCWRASALQRPSAELLLVDLNSLRAEFG